A genome region from Triticum aestivum cultivar Chinese Spring chromosome 2B, IWGSC CS RefSeq v2.1, whole genome shotgun sequence includes the following:
- the LOC123046859 gene encoding uncharacterized protein produces the protein MKQYSSSQFARMLKIAVWCLTSPEKHFSEVRHDTQINLTLRTRWWLHCITRSRECDARLVVSMGEQLCFSLTSHTGKSNAHGETTLVTTLYADLDLRLGCAVRPQVPRIWSLMLLLKSRAIRLPQNDI, from the exons ATGAAGCAGTACAGCAGCAGCCAGTTTGCAAGGATGCTCAAGATTGCTGTCTGGTGCCTCACATCTCCTGAAAAGCACTTTTCAGAGGTACGCCACGACACGCAGATCAACCTCACCCTGCGCACCCGCTGGTGGCTGCACTGCATCACGCGCAGCCGCGAGTGCGACGCCAGGCTCGTCGTGTCCATGGGGGAACAG CTATGCTTCTCACTGACTAGTCACACTGGCAAGTCGAACGCGCATGGAGAGACGACCCTCGTTACCACTCTGTACGCTGATCTTGATTTGCG ACTGGGGTGTGCAGTACGTCCGCAGGTGCCACGGATCTGGAGCCTGATGTTGCTGCTGAAGAGCAGAGCGATTAGGCTCCCCCAAAATGACATCTAG